A segment of the Leptospira hartskeerlii genome:
ACGTATCAGAAAGGCGGTAGAGGCCGCTTCTATCCCGAATCCGAACGGAGGCCCTGATTTCCAAGTTACTCTTTCTATAGGAGTTTCCGAGTTTTGGTCCAGCGATCGAAACAATAAGGATCTGATAGAAAGAGCGGATAAGGCGCTTTACGAAGCAAAACATTCCGGTAAAAACAGGACCATTTCCTTCCAAATCCCGGTCCAGAACTAGTTTTTTCCCATTTTCTTAGGGATTTCGGGCTTATCGAATTCTAAAATTCGACCGAAACCTCTATCATGGAAAAACAACTTGAGCTGGACCATTATTATATCAGCCAGATTGAAGAGGCGGAGCTCGGAAAACGTATCCGTAATCGTGCTTTAGGAAGAGAAGAGTTCGATTTTTCTCCTTATTCCTGCTTTATAGAGTATAAGGCAAAGGATGTTCAGACAGGAATAGAGTATAGGGACTGCGTGATCGACTATACACGTTGTCCAAATTCCCGCTGTATCAAAAAACTACTCTAATTCAAACGCGAACTCTTAGGAGTTCGCTTTTCCAAATTTCTTCCAAATAAAAAAGAATCGATTTTTTCCTCAAATTTGAAATCCTAATCGGGTTTTCGAATCATTCAGATGTTTTTTCTTCCGAATCGTACATTCAAAAAAAGAACTATTCTTTCCAGGATTGTCCTTGGGTTTTTCTTCTTTTATGTAGCCGGATGTACTACTTTCGATTTTCGGAATTTATTCTCAGGTTATATCCGTTACGAAAAGGATGCGGGCGGAATTTGGATCAGGCTTCCTTTAAAAGAAGTGGATCATCTTCCTGTGATCTATCTTTCTTTGGACAAGGATAGAGAACCTCTTAGGTTCCTGATAGATACAGGCGCATTTGTTTCTTTCCTTTCGGAAGATCATGTTCCGGAAAATTCTACTAAAAGAGTTTTGAGCGCAAGTTTTCCTGGAGGTTCTGTCCAGTCCGTAAGAAGAACGATCAAAAACGATCTATTCATCGGAGGGATCCGTCCGTTCGAATCGGTGGAATTTTATTCTCATGTGTTCCCTAAAGAGCTGAGAGTGGATGGGATTTTAGGAATGAATGCGTTCTTAGGTTCGGTTGTTGTTCTTGATTTGCCGGAAAGAATTTCTATTTGGAGATCTTCTATCTCCAGCCCAGCTCCCGGTTTTTTGGAAGAAAATTTATTTCCTATGTTTCTGAAGTCCGGCCAACCGTCTGCGGTACTTCTTCGTCCCCCTGGAACCAGAAAAGAATCTTGGATATTTGACACAGGAGCGGAATACAGTGTTCTAGACTGGGAGACAATCAAGTCGGATCATCCTACAGAATATGTAGAAGGAAAAGAAGCCACCGTGTTCAACTTCGGCGGTGGAAGACTTCAGGCAAAGATCAGAACGCTTCGGCCTTTTTGTCCTGTTTTCGTGAAAAACGATTCTGAAGGAATAGGCTTCTGCACTCCTGAATTGGAGGTGTTTCCCGGGGGAATTCCTCCAGACGCTTTACATTCCGACCATCGAAGAGGGATCGTCGGGATACTTGGCCGGAATTGGATGGAAAACTATCGAATTCTTTTGGACACAAAAAGGAGTCTTATTGGTATAGTAGGAAAAGAATCGGTCCCAGGAAATGAGTAAGGGTAAGATCATAGTAGCGATGAGTGGAGGGGTGGACAGTGCGGTCACTGCAGGCCTACTCATGGAACAAGGTTACGAAGTGATCGGTGTCAACCTGCGCACCTGGGAATATGAGGCTCCCGCCTGCGATACTACCAAAAAATCCTGTTGTTCTCCGGAAGATATAAGGGACGCGAGGGACGTTGGTCTTTCTTTAAATATTCCTTTTTATGTGATCAAGATGGAGAAACTTTTCCAAGAGAAGGTCATAGACAGGTTTGTAAACGATTACAAGGAAGGAAAGACCCCGAATCCTTGCGTGGAATGTAATACTTTCGTGAAGTTCGGTGCCTTATTTGAAAAGGCGCAAGCATTAGGAATTGATAAAATTGCTACGGGGCATTATGCAAATATCGTAGAGATAGACGGAAGATATGCCGTCTCCAATGCGCAAGACATGAATAAGAACCAGGCATATTATCTATATGGTCTGTCCCAAGAGAATCTGAAAAATACAGTTTTTCCTCTGGGTGGAATGACAAAACCTGAAGTGCGCGAGATCGCAAGAAGAATGGGACTTCCAGTAGCTGAAAAAGCGGAATCCCAAGAGATCTGTTTTATTCCTGAAA
Coding sequences within it:
- a CDS encoding GGDEF domain-containing protein, with the protein product VPCLVPMSIIELFEVAARLIQSAGKHDIAARYGGEEFCLVMPGADLKRGFEMGERIRKAVEAASIPNPNGGPDFQVTLSIGVSEFWSSDRNNKDLIERADKALYEAKHSGKNRTISFQIPVQN
- a CDS encoding retropepsin-like aspartic protease, giving the protein MFFLPNRTFKKRTILSRIVLGFFFFYVAGCTTFDFRNLFSGYIRYEKDAGGIWIRLPLKEVDHLPVIYLSLDKDREPLRFLIDTGAFVSFLSEDHVPENSTKRVLSASFPGGSVQSVRRTIKNDLFIGGIRPFESVEFYSHVFPKELRVDGILGMNAFLGSVVVLDLPERISIWRSSISSPAPGFLEENLFPMFLKSGQPSAVLLRPPGTRKESWIFDTGAEYSVLDWETIKSDHPTEYVEGKEATVFNFGGGRLQAKIRTLRPFCPVFVKNDSEGIGFCTPELEVFPGGIPPDALHSDHRRGIVGILGRNWMENYRILLDTKRSLIGIVGKESVPGNE
- the mnmA gene encoding tRNA 2-thiouridine(34) synthase MnmA encodes the protein MSKGKIIVAMSGGVDSAVTAGLLMEQGYEVIGVNLRTWEYEAPACDTTKKSCCSPEDIRDARDVGLSLNIPFYVIKMEKLFQEKVIDRFVNDYKEGKTPNPCVECNTFVKFGALFEKAQALGIDKIATGHYANIVEIDGRYAVSNAQDMNKNQAYYLYGLSQENLKNTVFPLGGMTKPEVREIARRMGLPVAEKAESQEICFIPENDYRKFLAKKNINFTPGVFKLQDGQVIGEHSGKENFTIGQRKGLGIAWKAPLYVISIQDDGTVVLAEERQTFVGSFIVEDLNLQAWAPVLETESSECRVQVRYRSRPIKAKVVRNENFIEVFPLEEVKGVAPGQSAVFYPNDSDYLLAGGIIRKGSVITYEKSDLTILENSELGVSVLP